In Citrus sinensis cultivar Valencia sweet orange chromosome 2, DVS_A1.0, whole genome shotgun sequence, a single genomic region encodes these proteins:
- the LOC102618878 gene encoding pentatricopeptide repeat-containing protein At5g14080 isoform X1, producing the protein MTMRPATDLATRISQAIISASNRTRPARKWTPLLEQTLHQLGLRDSLSPSLVARVINPYLLTHHSLALGFFNWASQQPNFTHSPLSYHSILKSLSLSRQINAIDSVLKQVKVNKITLDSSVYRFIIPSLIQGKNTQKAFSVFNEVKFNCEDIGPEICNSLLAVLASDGYIDNALKMFDEMSHRGVEFSTIGFGVFIWKFCENAKLGQVLSMLDEVRKRENSMINGSVIAVLIIHGFCKGKRVEEAFKVLDELRIRECKPDFIAYRIVAEEFKLMGSVFEREVVLKKKRKLGVAPRTNDYREFILGLIVERRICEAKELGEVIVSGKFTIDDDVLNALIGSVSSIDPRSAIVFFNFMIEKGRVPTLSTLSNLSKNLCKRNKSDELVEVYKVLSANDYFTDMESYNVMVSFLCTSGRLREAYGVIQEMKRKGLDPDVSFYNSLMEACCREDLLRPAKKLWDQMFASGCSGNLKTYNILISKFSEVGEIEGALRLFHNMLEKGVAPDATTYTSLLEGLCQETNLQAAFEVFNKSVNQDVMLARSILSTFMISLCRRGHFLVATKLLHGLSSDLGHSDSHVILLKSLADAREVEMAIEHIKWIQESSPTMLQEISEELFASLSSSSYPEPILLLLHALQEKCLDSEIGAGKGCSRS; encoded by the exons ATGACTATGAGACCAGCAACTGATTTGGCGACTCGGATCAGCCAAGCAATAATCTCCGCTTCGAATCGCACAAGGCCAGCACGGAAATGGACCCCATTACTGGAACAAACTCTCCACCAACTCGGTCTCCGTGACTCACTGAGTCCATCGCTTGTGGCCCGAGTCATCAACCCGTATCTCTTAACACACCACTCCCTCGCTCTTGGCTTCTTCAACTGGGCCTCCCAACAACCCAACTTCACTCACTCCCCGCTCTCTTATCACTCAATCCTCaaatctctttctctttcccgCCAAATCAACGCAATTGACTCCGTCTTAAAGCAAgtcaaagttaataaaataactctAGATTCTTCAGTTTATCGGTTTATAATTCCTTCACTGATCCAAGGAAAGAATACCCAGAAAGCTTTTTCAGTTTTCAATGAAGTTAAGTTCAACTGTGAAGACATTGGGCCTGAGATATGCAACTCTCTGTTGGCTGTATTAGCTTCTGATGGATACATTGATAATGCTTTGAAGATGTTCGATGAAATGTCTCATAGAGGTGTCGAGTTCAGTACCATTGGTTTTGGTGTGTTTATTTGGAAGTTCTGTGAAAATGCTAAACTGGGTCAAGTTTTAAGCATGTTGGACGAGgttagaaagagagagaattcaATGATTAATGGGTCGGTAATTGCGGTTTTGATAATTCATGGGTTTTGCAAGGGTAAAAGAGTAGAAGAGGCTTTTAAGGTATTAGATGAGTTGAGGATAAGAGAGTGTAAACCTGACTTCATTGCTTATAGAATTGTAGCTGAAGAGTTTAAACTAATGGGATCTGTGTTTGAAAGAGAAGTAgtcttgaagaagaaaagaaagctaGGGGTTGCTCCAAGAACTAATGACTATAGAGAGTTTATTTTAGGTTTGATTGTGGAGAGACGAATATGTGAAGCAAAAGAACTGGGCGAAGTGATTGTTAGTGGGAAGTTTAccattgatgatgatgtttTAAATGCCTTGATAGGTTCGGTATCGAGCATTGATCCTAGGTCTGCTattgtgttttttaattttatgattgagAAAGGGAGAGTTCCGACATTATCGACATTGAGTAACTTGAGTAAGAATTTATGTAAGCGTAACAAGAGTGATGAATTGGTAGAGGTTTATAAGGTTCTGTCTGCTAATGATTATTTCACTGATATGGAGAGTTACAATGTGATGGTTTCATTCTTGTGCACTTCAGGGAGACTAAGAGAAGCATATGGGGTTATTCAGGAGATGAAGAGGAAAGGATTAGATCCAgatgtttctttttataattctcTCATGGAAGCATGCTGTAGAGAAGATTTGCTGCGTCCTGCTAAAAAGTTGTGGGATCAGATGTTTGCTAGTGGCTGCAGTGGAAATCTGAAGACGTACAATATACTTATTAGCAAGTTTTCAGAAGTTGGTGAAATTGAAGGCGCTTTGAGGCTCTTCCACAATATGTTGGAGAAAGGAGTGGCGCCTGATGCTACAACTTACACATCCCTTCTTGAAGGGCTTTGTCAAGAAACAAATCTTCAAGCTGCTTTTGAAGTCTTTAACAAGTCTGTTAATCAGGATGTCATGCTCGCACGTAGCATTTTGAGCACATTCATGATTTCTCTCTGTAGAAGAG GTCATTTTCTCGTTGCTACTAAGTTGCTCCATGGTCTCAGTTCTGATTTAGGACATTCAGACTCCCATGTTATCTTGCTGAAATCTTTAGCTGATGCCAGAGAGGTTGAAATGGCCATTGAACATATAAAATGGATTCAGGAGAGCTCACCTACAATGTTACAAGAAATTTCTGAAGAATTATTTGCATCACTTTCGTCTTCTTCATACCCAGAGCCTATTCTTCTGCTGCTTCATGCATTGCAGGAAAAATGCCTAGATTCTGAAATTGGTGCTGGTAAGGGATGCAGCAGATCATAA
- the LOC102618878 gene encoding pentatricopeptide repeat-containing protein At5g14080 isoform X2 encodes MTMRPATDLATRISQAIISASNRTRPARKWTPLLEQTLHQLGLRDSLSPSLVARVINPYLLTHHSLALGFFNWASQQPNFTHSPLSYHSILKSLSLSRQINAIDSVLKQVKVNKITLDSSVYRFIIPSLIQGKNTQKAFSVFNEVKFNCEDIGPEICNSLLAVLASDGYIDNALKMFDEMSHRGVEFSTIGFGVFIWKFCENAKLGQVLSMLDEVRKRENSMINGSVIAVLIIHGFCKGKRVEEAFKVLDELRIRECKPDFIAYRIVAEEFKLMGSVFEREVVLKKKRKLGVAPRTNDYREFILGLIVERRICEAKELGEVIVSGKFTIDDDVLNALIGSVSSIDPRSAIVFFNFMIEKGRVPTLSTLSNLSKNLCKRNKSDELVEVYKVLSANDYFTDMESYNVMVSFLCTSGRLREAYGVIQEMKRKGLDPDVSFYNSLMEACCREDLLRPAKKLWDQMFASGCSGNLKTYNILISKFSEVGEIEGALRLFHNMLEKGVAPDATTYTSLLEGLCQETNLQAAFEVFNKSVNQDVMLARSILSTFMISLCRRVLI; translated from the exons ATGACTATGAGACCAGCAACTGATTTGGCGACTCGGATCAGCCAAGCAATAATCTCCGCTTCGAATCGCACAAGGCCAGCACGGAAATGGACCCCATTACTGGAACAAACTCTCCACCAACTCGGTCTCCGTGACTCACTGAGTCCATCGCTTGTGGCCCGAGTCATCAACCCGTATCTCTTAACACACCACTCCCTCGCTCTTGGCTTCTTCAACTGGGCCTCCCAACAACCCAACTTCACTCACTCCCCGCTCTCTTATCACTCAATCCTCaaatctctttctctttcccgCCAAATCAACGCAATTGACTCCGTCTTAAAGCAAgtcaaagttaataaaataactctAGATTCTTCAGTTTATCGGTTTATAATTCCTTCACTGATCCAAGGAAAGAATACCCAGAAAGCTTTTTCAGTTTTCAATGAAGTTAAGTTCAACTGTGAAGACATTGGGCCTGAGATATGCAACTCTCTGTTGGCTGTATTAGCTTCTGATGGATACATTGATAATGCTTTGAAGATGTTCGATGAAATGTCTCATAGAGGTGTCGAGTTCAGTACCATTGGTTTTGGTGTGTTTATTTGGAAGTTCTGTGAAAATGCTAAACTGGGTCAAGTTTTAAGCATGTTGGACGAGgttagaaagagagagaattcaATGATTAATGGGTCGGTAATTGCGGTTTTGATAATTCATGGGTTTTGCAAGGGTAAAAGAGTAGAAGAGGCTTTTAAGGTATTAGATGAGTTGAGGATAAGAGAGTGTAAACCTGACTTCATTGCTTATAGAATTGTAGCTGAAGAGTTTAAACTAATGGGATCTGTGTTTGAAAGAGAAGTAgtcttgaagaagaaaagaaagctaGGGGTTGCTCCAAGAACTAATGACTATAGAGAGTTTATTTTAGGTTTGATTGTGGAGAGACGAATATGTGAAGCAAAAGAACTGGGCGAAGTGATTGTTAGTGGGAAGTTTAccattgatgatgatgtttTAAATGCCTTGATAGGTTCGGTATCGAGCATTGATCCTAGGTCTGCTattgtgttttttaattttatgattgagAAAGGGAGAGTTCCGACATTATCGACATTGAGTAACTTGAGTAAGAATTTATGTAAGCGTAACAAGAGTGATGAATTGGTAGAGGTTTATAAGGTTCTGTCTGCTAATGATTATTTCACTGATATGGAGAGTTACAATGTGATGGTTTCATTCTTGTGCACTTCAGGGAGACTAAGAGAAGCATATGGGGTTATTCAGGAGATGAAGAGGAAAGGATTAGATCCAgatgtttctttttataattctcTCATGGAAGCATGCTGTAGAGAAGATTTGCTGCGTCCTGCTAAAAAGTTGTGGGATCAGATGTTTGCTAGTGGCTGCAGTGGAAATCTGAAGACGTACAATATACTTATTAGCAAGTTTTCAGAAGTTGGTGAAATTGAAGGCGCTTTGAGGCTCTTCCACAATATGTTGGAGAAAGGAGTGGCGCCTGATGCTACAACTTACACATCCCTTCTTGAAGGGCTTTGTCAAGAAACAAATCTTCAAGCTGCTTTTGAAGTCTTTAACAAGTCTGTTAATCAGGATGTCATGCTCGCACGTAGCATTTTGAGCACATTCATGATTTCTCTCTGTAGAAGAG TTCTGATTTAG